A single genomic interval of Arachis duranensis cultivar V14167 chromosome 7, aradu.V14167.gnm2.J7QH, whole genome shotgun sequence harbors:
- the LOC107459029 gene encoding phosphoprotein ECPP44, with translation MYPANSNTEEHHKQYEGSESRDVEVQDRGVLDFLGKKKEGENKPQEEVIATEFDDKVKVSDEADHEKKPSLLEKLHRSDSSSSSSSEEEVEEGGKKIRKKKEKKGLKEKVEEKIGHKKEEEHHEESGAVPVEKVEVHHTEEKKGFLDKIKEKLPGGANKKAEEHTATTTPPPPPPPPAECVETAHQHHEHEAQGEAKEKKGILEKIKEKLPGYHPKSEDDKEKEKQSASH, from the exons ATGTATCCTGCCAACTCCAACA CAGAGGAGCACCACAAGCAGTATGAGGGATCTGAGAGCCGGGACGTGGAGGTCCAGGACCGCGGCGTCTTAGATTTTCTTGGTAAGAAAAAGGAGGGTGAGAATAAGCCTCAAGAGGAGGTGATCGCCACCGAGTTTGACGACAAGGTTAAGGTATCTGATGAGGCTGATCACGAGAAGAAACCCAGCCTCTTGGAGAAGCTTCACCGATCAGACAGCAGCTCAAGTTCT TCGAGTGAGGAGGAGGTTGAAGAAGGAGGTAAGAAgataaggaagaagaaggaaaagaaagggTTGAAGGAGAAGGTGGAGGAGAAGATAGGGCAtaagaaggaggaggagcatCATGAGGAGAGTGGTGCAGTTCCAGTAGAGAAAGTTGAGGTTCATCATACTGAGGAGAAGAAGGGCTTCCTCGACAAGATTAAGGAGAAGCTACCTGGTGGTGCTAACAAGAAGGCTGAGGAGCACACGGCCACCACcactccaccaccaccaccaccaccaccagccGAGTGCGTTGAGACTGCTCATCAACATCATGAGCATGAGGCTCAGGGTGAGGCCAAGGAAAAGAAAGGCATCTTGGAAAAGATCAAAGAGAAGCTCCCTGGCTATCACCCCAAGTCAGAGGAcgacaaagagaaagaaaaacagagtGCTTCTCATTGA